Proteins encoded in a region of the Leguminivora glycinivorella isolate SPB_JAAS2020 chromosome 23, LegGlyc_1.1, whole genome shotgun sequence genome:
- the LOC125238211 gene encoding uncharacterized protein LOC125238211: MGDDGLMRLSGRIGAASCVRDEMKNPIVLDGKDPAVRLLVEHHHRKAAHGNTETVVNEMRQDYHLLSLRSTVRNIAYNCLFCRIRRAKQFQPVTGDLPEARLGHHKRPFSFTGLDYFGPVQVSVGRRREKRYVALYTCLVVRAVHLEVVDSLSTDSAIMSLRRFIARRGTPSELWSDNGTAFVGASRELRRLYDDATPQFAATQKINWRFIPPSAPFMGGSWERLVKSVKAALKVTLTERAPTDEVLRTLLAEAEALVNSRPLTHVSVDPQSEESLTPMHFLLGSSSGRPIPTTSTETDLLSRSSWRKAVRLSEYFWRRWLKEYLPTLTPRRGRGEVPQMAVGDLVLIADGNTPRGSWPRGRVTAVFPGPDGVIRVADVHTAGGTLRRPLRKLVKLPL, translated from the coding sequence ATGGGAGACGACGGACTTATGCGTTTGTCCGGCCGTATAGGAGCAGCGTCGTGCGTCCGTGACGAAATGAAAAACCCCATTGTGCTAGATGGCAAAGATCCAGCTGTGCGCCTGCTTGTCGAGCATCATCATCGCAAGGCTGCCCACGGGAACACAGAGACCGTAGTTAACGAGATGCGACAAGATTATCACCTTCTGTCCTTGAGAAGTACCGTCCGCAACATTGCCTACAACTGTCTATTTTGCCGAATACGCCGGGCTAAGCAGTTTCAACCCGTGACGGGAGATCTTCCAGAAGCTCGCCTTGGGCATCACAAACGGCCATTCTCATTTACAGGGCTGGATTACTTCGGCCCAGTACAAGTCTCCGTTGGTCGAAGGCGTGAAAAAAGATACGTCGCCCTTTACACCTGCCTCGTAGTTCGTGCGGTCCACCTGGAAGTGGTGGACAGTTTGTCAACTGACTCTGCTATTATGAGCCTCCGCCGATTCATCGCTCGAAGAGGTACCCCATCAGAGCTGTGGTCAGATAATGGGACTGCATTCGTCGGCGCTAGCCGTGAACTTCGACGTTTATATGACGATGCTACGCCACAGTTCGCTGCTACGCAGAAGATCAACTGGAGATTCATCCCGCCGTCGGCACCTTTCATGGGTGGAAGCTGGGAAAGGCTGGTGAAGAGCGTGAAGGCAGCACTCAAGGTTACCCTGACCGAACGAGCTCCAACGGATGAGGTGCTGAGAACCCTGCTGGCTGAGGCGGAGGCCCTGGTAAATTCTCGGCCGCTCACTCACGTTTCCGTGGACCCTCAAAGCGAAGAGTCCCTGACGCCCATGCACTTCCTGCTGGGTTCTTCATCGGGACGTCCAATACCAACGACATCAACTGAAACGGATTTACTGTCGCGATCTAGCTGGCGTAAGGCCGTCAGATTATCGGAGTATTTTTGGCGCCGTTGGCTAAAGGAATACCTTCCGACCTTAACACCCAGACGTGGTCGAGGTGAAGTTCCACAGATGGCAGTTGGTGACCTGGTGCTCATTGCGGACGGCAATACTCCCAGAGGTTCCTGGCCCCGTGGGCGCGTAACAGCAGTCTTCCCTGGTCCTGACGGGGTCATTAGAGTTGCGGATGTACACACTGCGGGAGGCACTTTGCGGCGGCCCCTGCGGAAGCTGGTGAAGCTCCCTCTTTAA